In Microbacterium binotii, one DNA window encodes the following:
- a CDS encoding rhodanese-related sulfurtransferase, with translation MAISKILLYYRFTPIVDPEAVRLWQRDLCELLGLRGRILISRHGINGTVGGELGAVKTYARKTRQYEPFRGLDLKWSEGTGLDHEGRSLDFPKLSVKVRDEIVTFGAPDELRVDTDGVVGTGTHLTPGAVHRLVEERGEDVVFFDGRNGFEAEIGRFRGAVVPDVSTTREFIAELDSGRYDHLKEKPIVTYCTGGIRCEVLSSLMTARGFQEVYQLDGGIVRYGETFGNTGLWEGSLYVFDGRQAMTFGADAEHIGRCTGCGAPTSRMIDCAVVGCPDRVVRCEACEGSTACSHHPELVAG, from the coding sequence GTGGCCATCTCGAAGATCCTGCTGTACTACCGGTTCACCCCGATCGTCGATCCCGAGGCCGTGCGTCTGTGGCAGCGCGATCTTTGTGAGCTGCTCGGGCTGCGCGGCCGCATCCTCATCTCGCGGCACGGCATCAACGGCACGGTCGGCGGAGAGCTCGGCGCGGTCAAGACCTACGCGCGCAAGACGCGACAGTACGAGCCCTTCCGCGGACTCGACCTGAAGTGGTCGGAGGGCACCGGGCTGGACCACGAGGGGCGGAGCCTCGACTTCCCGAAGCTCTCGGTGAAGGTGCGCGACGAGATCGTCACCTTCGGCGCTCCCGACGAACTGCGCGTCGACACGGACGGCGTGGTCGGCACCGGTACGCACCTGACACCCGGCGCCGTGCACAGGCTCGTCGAGGAACGCGGCGAGGATGTCGTCTTCTTCGACGGCCGCAACGGGTTCGAGGCCGAGATCGGACGTTTCCGCGGCGCCGTGGTGCCCGACGTCTCCACGACGCGGGAGTTCATCGCGGAACTCGACTCCGGACGATACGACCACCTGAAGGAGAAGCCGATCGTCACGTACTGCACCGGCGGCATCCGGTGCGAGGTGCTCTCGAGCCTGATGACGGCGCGCGGCTTCCAGGAGGTCTACCAGCTCGACGGCGGCATCGTCCGGTACGGCGAGACCTTCGGCAACACCGGGCTCTGGGAAGGGTCGCTCTACGTCTTCGACGGAAGGCAGGCGATGACCTTCGGCGCCGACGCCGAGCACATCGGCCGTTGCACGGGATGCGGCGCACCCACCTCCCGGATGATCGACTGCGCGGTCGTCGGATGCCCCGATCGCGTGGTGCGCTGCGAAGCGTGCGAGGGCAGCACGGCGTGCAGCCATCATCCGGAGCTCGTGGCGGGCTGA
- a CDS encoding family 43 glycosylhydrolase — MNPRKHAGRLLTRAAALTAAVATTVSGAVVSTAARAADDDPWSGQGKSFTSTQTTESTFTNAIIGSDVPDVATIRVPAGTAGASRDTYYMISTTMELTPGAPILRSYDLVNWEIVNYVYDVMEITDTNALRNGYSAYGQGQWASTLRYHDGTFYALMNSNNNGHAYLFTTTDIEKGQWEKHSYNRSFHDPNIFFDGDTPYIVYGSSSMQIAQMSPDLHSVISDSVAATTTTAINNTGLSTSEAMGGGWEGNQVEYINGYYYVLGIAWGKYGRQAIVLRSKSLLGAAASDPYEVRVAVGSNLVAQGGFIGTGDSATPQWALLFGDDYPTGRVPVLVPVAWDTADKDAWPVFGTGVYGSSQVPLPGTQPMPVTLSAPERRKAESASVVTSDRFENDAPSRDFGNPNVPAPEVVVPESRGEHISNGTIEGGTTAWQSLGGTTLGLGYSTRHQGAMSLKVNGRATDAAGASQTVTTLQRGATYAVSAWVHYRDAGVDPANFALTLSDTNGHSYVMAQASVPKGSASAATTFVQVSGEFTIPAELDVADAKVSIVTVDSATVPDIFFVDDVSMVGARAVPDHYTAEEGADNGSHLALPWQWGHNADNRYWSLTDRDGWLRLTNGRVLTGKANKQYQLTYFEEARNTLSQRTFAPASSAQTRLDFGALNDGDVSGLAVYNRQVSYIGVTKENGQFTLGVVNRPVRDYTDQESIATAEDFVASVAVPAGTSTVLLKADLNMRKSGADRNTVRFLYSWDGVTWNTLGGAQPKRASWESKHFKGQRFGLFSYAKQTTGGHADFDYFYLSDVLSADGVAVDTSDLDWLIREASGLDRRDYTDASWASMAAALTWATSVASPTTQNEVDAPAQALNRAIADLEELPAVVPVVSADVTSDAAQVSGWYPAAVSVALALNERAKADIQYRIDGGSWSDYQDEVVVSESGAHTVDYRASVAGEPVAESGGAASFSIDVDAPVTTASVDTEARTVRLTAVDAHAGIDRIEYRIGDAGAWSRLDGVVTVGDGESDVGYRAVDIVGNIETARTARVPAVQEPSPSPSPTSTRPTAQTGVVAPSADDLTAERRGAVTGPATVRRGETLTLTLGDVQPGTEVHVWLFSTPTYLGKATVGAARTVTVSVPGAVSLGAHRAAVAGADGSVIGWTPVTVTASDGSLAVTGRDAAGAAAILLTAVVLFAIGAVLVWRRRRTGRTTPSS; from the coding sequence ATGAACCCGAGAAAGCATGCAGGACGCCTCCTGACCCGAGCGGCAGCACTGACCGCCGCTGTCGCGACCACCGTGTCCGGCGCGGTCGTGAGCACGGCGGCGAGAGCCGCGGATGACGACCCCTGGTCGGGCCAGGGGAAGAGCTTCACGTCGACTCAGACCACGGAGAGCACGTTCACGAACGCCATCATCGGATCCGATGTCCCCGACGTCGCAACGATCCGTGTGCCCGCCGGCACCGCAGGCGCCAGCCGGGACACGTACTACATGATCTCGACGACCATGGAGCTCACCCCCGGCGCCCCCATTCTGCGTTCCTACGATCTCGTGAACTGGGAGATCGTCAACTACGTCTACGACGTGATGGAGATCACCGACACCAACGCGTTGCGCAACGGCTACAGCGCGTACGGCCAGGGTCAATGGGCCAGCACTCTGCGCTATCACGACGGGACGTTCTATGCGCTGATGAACAGCAACAACAACGGTCATGCGTACCTCTTCACGACCACCGACATCGAGAAGGGGCAGTGGGAGAAGCACAGCTACAACCGCAGCTTCCACGATCCGAACATCTTCTTCGACGGCGACACCCCGTACATCGTCTATGGGAGCTCGTCGATGCAGATCGCCCAGATGAGTCCGGATCTGCACAGCGTCATCAGCGACAGCGTCGCGGCGACCACGACCACCGCCATCAACAACACTGGTCTGAGCACCTCGGAGGCCATGGGCGGCGGTTGGGAGGGGAACCAGGTCGAGTACATCAACGGGTACTACTACGTCCTCGGCATCGCCTGGGGAAAGTACGGACGCCAGGCCATCGTGCTGCGTTCGAAGAGCCTGCTCGGCGCGGCGGCCTCCGATCCGTACGAGGTGCGTGTCGCCGTCGGCTCCAACCTCGTCGCGCAGGGCGGGTTCATCGGCACGGGCGACTCCGCCACGCCACAGTGGGCGTTGCTCTTCGGCGATGACTACCCGACCGGCCGCGTTCCTGTCCTCGTGCCTGTCGCGTGGGATACCGCCGACAAGGATGCGTGGCCTGTGTTCGGAACCGGCGTCTACGGAAGCTCCCAGGTGCCGCTGCCCGGCACGCAGCCGATGCCGGTCACCCTGAGCGCCCCAGAGCGGCGCAAGGCCGAGTCTGCGAGCGTCGTGACCTCCGATCGCTTCGAGAACGACGCCCCGTCTCGAGACTTCGGCAACCCCAACGTCCCGGCGCCCGAGGTCGTTGTGCCGGAGTCCCGTGGCGAGCACATCTCGAACGGGACGATCGAGGGTGGTACGACGGCGTGGCAGTCGCTGGGCGGGACGACGCTCGGGCTCGGCTACTCGACGCGCCATCAGGGGGCGATGTCGCTGAAGGTGAACGGTCGCGCGACGGATGCTGCCGGCGCGTCGCAGACGGTGACGACTCTCCAGCGCGGGGCCACATACGCGGTCTCCGCGTGGGTGCACTATCGCGACGCCGGTGTGGATCCGGCGAACTTCGCGCTCACTCTCAGCGACACGAACGGCCACTCCTATGTGATGGCGCAGGCCAGTGTGCCGAAAGGCTCGGCCTCGGCCGCGACGACCTTCGTGCAGGTCTCCGGTGAGTTCACCATTCCCGCGGAGCTGGACGTCGCCGACGCGAAGGTCTCGATCGTGACCGTCGACTCGGCCACCGTGCCCGATATCTTCTTCGTCGACGATGTCTCGATGGTCGGAGCGCGAGCGGTCCCTGATCACTACACGGCCGAAGAGGGCGCCGACAACGGCTCCCACCTGGCACTCCCCTGGCAGTGGGGGCACAACGCAGACAACAGGTACTGGTCGCTGACCGATCGCGACGGCTGGTTGCGTCTCACGAACGGACGCGTCCTGACCGGCAAGGCGAACAAGCAGTATCAACTGACGTACTTCGAGGAGGCGCGCAACACCCTCTCGCAGCGCACGTTCGCCCCGGCCTCGTCCGCGCAGACCCGGCTCGATTTCGGTGCGCTCAACGATGGAGACGTCTCGGGGCTCGCCGTCTACAACCGGCAGGTGAGCTACATCGGGGTGACCAAGGAGAACGGGCAGTTCACGCTCGGCGTCGTCAACCGACCGGTGCGCGACTACACCGACCAGGAGTCGATCGCGACAGCGGAGGACTTCGTCGCCAGTGTGGCCGTTCCGGCCGGAACGAGCACGGTGCTGTTGAAGGCCGACCTGAACATGCGGAAGTCCGGTGCGGATCGCAACACCGTCCGGTTCCTCTACAGCTGGGACGGCGTCACCTGGAACACCCTCGGGGGAGCTCAACCGAAGCGCGCGTCGTGGGAGTCCAAGCACTTCAAGGGTCAGCGCTTCGGCCTGTTCAGCTACGCGAAGCAGACGACCGGCGGGCATGCCGACTTCGACTACTTCTACCTCTCCGACGTGTTGAGCGCCGACGGAGTCGCCGTGGACACGAGCGACCTCGACTGGCTCATCCGGGAGGCGTCCGGTTTGGACCGCCGCGACTACACCGATGCATCGTGGGCGAGCATGGCGGCGGCGCTCACGTGGGCCACGTCCGTCGCGAGCCCGACGACGCAGAACGAGGTCGATGCTCCGGCTCAGGCCCTGAATCGCGCGATCGCCGATCTCGAGGAGTTGCCCGCGGTGGTCCCGGTCGTCTCGGCGGACGTGACATCGGACGCCGCTCAGGTCTCGGGCTGGTATCCCGCGGCGGTGTCGGTCGCCCTGGCGCTCAACGAGCGGGCGAAGGCCGACATCCAGTACCGGATCGACGGCGGCAGCTGGTCGGACTACCAGGACGAGGTGGTGGTCTCCGAGTCCGGAGCCCACACCGTCGACTACCGCGCCAGCGTTGCGGGCGAGCCGGTCGCGGAGTCGGGAGGCGCCGCATCCTTCTCCATCGACGTCGACGCTCCTGTCACGACGGCCTCCGTGGACACCGAGGCGCGCACTGTGCGTCTGACCGCCGTCGACGCGCACGCGGGAATCGACCGGATCGAGTATCGGATCGGTGACGCGGGGGCGTGGTCGCGTCTGGACGGCGTGGTCACGGTCGGCGACGGCGAGAGCGACGTCGGATATCGAGCGGTGGACATCGTCGGAAACATCGAGACCGCACGGACGGCGAGAGTGCCCGCCGTGCAGGAACCGTCCCCGAGCCCGTCGCCGACCTCGACGCGACCCACCGCCCAGACGGGTGTCGTCGCTCCGTCTGCCGACGACCTGACCGCGGAGCGACGGGGCGCGGTCACCGGCCCGGCGACAGTGCGACGGGGCGAGACGCTGACGTTGACGCTCGGGGATGTTCAGCCTGGCACCGAGGTTCATGTCTGGCTGTTCTCGACACCGACCTACCTCGGGAAGGCGACGGTGGGCGCGGCGAGGACAGTCACGGTCAGCGTGCCCGGAGCGGTGAGCCTAGGAGCGCATCGCGCGGCTGTCGCCGGCGCCGACGGTTCCGTCATCGGCTGGACGCCCGTCACCGTGACGGCATCGGACGGCTCCCTCGCCGTGACCGGGCGAGATGCGGCCGGAGCTGCGGCGATCCTGCTCACCGCCGTCGTCCTGTTCGCGATCGGCGCTGTTCTCGTGTGGCGTCGTCGGCGGACCGGGCGCACGACCCCGTCGTCGTAG
- a CDS encoding YdeI/OmpD-associated family protein translates to MHTVDNPLIVVDAVAWRAWLDEHEYDDEGVWLVLAKKGTTEPTTLGYDGALDEALCSGWIDGQKRGRDDATFLQRYTPRRRASLWSQRNITLVAALIESGRMRPRGQAEIDRAKHDGRWERAYAGSATIEVPDDLLAALAAQPAAAELFARLDATNRYAILHRVVTATPSARAGRVARLVGMLAEGKTPHPLGEPRGSRLT, encoded by the coding sequence GTGCACACCGTCGACAACCCGCTGATCGTCGTGGACGCCGTGGCATGGCGCGCGTGGCTCGACGAGCACGAGTACGACGACGAGGGAGTGTGGCTCGTGCTCGCCAAGAAGGGCACGACAGAGCCGACGACCCTCGGCTACGACGGTGCTCTCGACGAGGCGCTGTGCAGCGGGTGGATCGACGGTCAGAAGCGCGGGCGCGATGACGCCACGTTCCTGCAGCGTTACACCCCTCGGCGTCGCGCATCGCTCTGGTCGCAGCGCAACATCACTCTGGTGGCCGCCTTGATCGAGTCCGGACGGATGCGGCCGCGCGGGCAGGCGGAGATCGACCGCGCCAAACACGACGGGCGATGGGAACGCGCGTACGCGGGCTCGGCCACGATCGAGGTGCCCGATGACCTCCTGGCCGCTCTCGCCGCCCAGCCCGCGGCGGCGGAGCTGTTCGCGCGCCTGGACGCGACGAACCGCTACGCGATCCTGCACCGGGTGGTGACGGCGACGCCGTCGGCGCGGGCGGGGCGGGTCGCGCGGCTCGTGGGGATGCTCGCCGAGGGGAAGACGCCGCATCCGCTCGGGGAGCCGCGTGGCTCCCGGCTCACGTAG
- a CDS encoding NYN domain-containing protein → MAQAEATTWLLIDGENIDATLGGSILGRRPQPDERPRWDRLLAFVERTWGGHARGLFFLNASTNLPMTFVQALTALGFEPIPLSGPADAKVVDIAIQRTLRALRGRDDDVVLVSHDGDFVEDLAPLADGGRRVGVLAFNEFRNTGYAAIGGITFFDIEYDAQAFDAPLPRIRVIPIDEFDPTQFLR, encoded by the coding sequence ATGGCTCAAGCAGAGGCGACGACCTGGCTTCTCATCGACGGCGAGAACATCGATGCCACCCTGGGCGGCTCGATCCTGGGTCGCCGCCCGCAGCCCGACGAGCGTCCGCGCTGGGACCGCCTCCTGGCCTTCGTCGAGCGCACCTGGGGAGGGCACGCGCGCGGGCTCTTCTTCCTGAACGCGTCGACGAACCTGCCGATGACCTTCGTCCAGGCTCTGACGGCGCTCGGCTTCGAGCCGATCCCGCTGTCGGGCCCTGCGGACGCGAAGGTCGTCGACATCGCGATCCAGCGCACGCTGCGGGCGCTGCGTGGGCGCGACGACGACGTGGTGCTCGTCAGCCACGATGGCGACTTCGTGGAGGATCTCGCACCTCTCGCCGACGGAGGGCGGCGAGTGGGAGTGCTCGCATTCAACGAGTTCCGCAACACCGGTTACGCGGCGATCGGCGGAATCACCTTCTTCGACATCGAGTACGACGCGCAGGCGTTCGACGCGCCCCTGCCCCGCATCCGCGTGATTCCGATCGACGAGTTCGACCCCACGCAGTTCCTGCGCTAG
- a CDS encoding amidohydrolase: protein MTRPRIDAVADVRIAGPGAELLPGAEVYDIVLRDGRIADIAPAGALRLGGAVHRADGAFVIPGLWDHHVHVTQWALAALREPLGDAVSATDAATRMGRVAPGVDGRRVGTGFRDAFWLDAPSLEVLDAATGDIPTYLINADVHSVWLNSAALAREGVAADDGVLREGPAFEMSRRLNELPDEISDAAVATMAAAAAARGVVGVVDLDMVWNESSWQRRRSAGFDQLRVEFGVYPDLLDRAIAAGLRSGDALRGDDDGLITVGPLKAITDGSLGTRTAACSVAYADGPHPHGLLTIAPDDLREVMTRATAAGFDCAIHAIGDDALRHALDAYAATGAHGTIEHAQLVAAADMPRMARLGVTASVQPEHALDDRDLTDSIWATQTARAYPLRSLWAAGVDLRFGSDAPVSPLDPWRQIAAAASRTRGGREPWAPEETVSVDVALAASTHRGSADPDMIAVGQRADLALLAADPRMGEPTALRDMEVVGTIVDARVTHVV from the coding sequence ATGACCCGGCCACGCATCGATGCGGTCGCGGACGTGCGGATCGCGGGACCGGGTGCCGAGCTCCTGCCGGGCGCGGAGGTGTACGACATCGTCCTGCGTGACGGGCGCATCGCCGACATCGCGCCGGCCGGGGCGCTCCGTCTGGGAGGCGCCGTGCATCGCGCGGACGGCGCCTTCGTCATCCCGGGTCTCTGGGATCATCACGTGCACGTGACGCAGTGGGCCTTGGCCGCATTGCGCGAGCCGCTCGGCGACGCGGTCTCGGCGACGGATGCGGCGACCCGGATGGGACGGGTGGCCCCGGGCGTGGACGGTCGGCGCGTGGGCACCGGATTCCGTGACGCGTTCTGGCTCGACGCACCCTCGCTCGAGGTCCTCGACGCGGCGACGGGAGACATCCCGACCTACCTCATCAACGCCGATGTGCACAGCGTTTGGCTCAATTCCGCAGCACTCGCCCGCGAAGGCGTCGCGGCCGACGACGGGGTCCTGCGCGAGGGTCCGGCTTTCGAGATGTCGCGGCGTCTCAATGAGCTCCCCGACGAGATCTCGGATGCTGCGGTGGCGACCATGGCCGCCGCCGCAGCGGCGCGCGGCGTCGTGGGTGTCGTGGACCTCGACATGGTGTGGAACGAGTCCTCATGGCAGCGACGACGTTCGGCAGGGTTCGACCAGCTGCGCGTGGAGTTCGGCGTCTACCCCGACCTCCTCGATCGCGCCATCGCTGCGGGTCTGCGCAGCGGCGACGCGCTGCGCGGCGACGATGACGGTCTCATCACGGTCGGTCCGCTCAAGGCGATCACGGACGGGTCACTCGGCACCCGCACGGCGGCCTGCTCGGTCGCATACGCCGACGGGCCGCATCCGCACGGGCTGCTCACCATTGCACCGGACGATCTGCGGGAGGTCATGACGCGGGCCACGGCGGCGGGCTTCGACTGCGCGATCCACGCGATCGGCGACGACGCACTGCGTCATGCTCTCGACGCGTACGCGGCGACCGGTGCGCACGGCACCATCGAGCATGCGCAGCTCGTGGCTGCCGCCGACATGCCGCGCATGGCTCGACTCGGCGTGACGGCCAGCGTGCAGCCGGAGCACGCCCTCGACGACCGCGATCTGACCGACAGCATCTGGGCGACCCAGACGGCGCGTGCGTATCCGTTGCGCTCACTGTGGGCCGCGGGAGTCGATCTCCGCTTCGGATCGGACGCCCCGGTCTCGCCGCTCGACCCGTGGCGTCAGATCGCTGCTGCCGCCTCCCGCACGCGTGGCGGGCGCGAGCCGTGGGCGCCCGAGGAGACCGTCTCCGTCGACGTCGCCCTCGCCGCATCCACTCATCGCGGCTCCGCGGATCCCGACATGATCGCCGTCGGTCAGCGCGCGGATCTCGCGCTGCTCGCCGCGGACCCGCGGATGGGGGAGCCGACGGCCCTGCGGGACATGGAGGTCGTGGGCACGATCGTCGACGCCCGCGTGACCCACGTGGTCTGA
- a CDS encoding ribonuclease H family protein → MSSTDATPSRYTVATDGACKGNPGPAGWAWVGEDGQWAAGSLPSGTNNIGELLGLLYAIRDHFEVPELIVQADSMYAIDTYTKWMDGHARRGWVTSAKKPTANRDILEQLIEVRDARRAAGLPDVVLEHVRGHRGHRLNSWADERAVRASHHAAKGEELVWTSLRGLEPLDVSVDPPRSAGDRAR, encoded by the coding sequence ATGTCCTCCACTGACGCCACGCCCTCCCGTTACACCGTTGCGACAGACGGGGCCTGCAAGGGCAACCCGGGGCCGGCGGGCTGGGCGTGGGTGGGTGAGGACGGCCAGTGGGCCGCGGGCTCGCTTCCGAGCGGCACGAACAACATCGGCGAGCTGCTGGGCCTGCTCTACGCGATCCGGGATCACTTCGAGGTGCCCGAGCTCATCGTGCAGGCGGATTCGATGTACGCGATCGACACCTACACGAAGTGGATGGACGGTCATGCGCGTCGCGGTTGGGTGACCTCGGCGAAGAAGCCCACGGCCAACCGCGACATCCTCGAACAACTCATCGAGGTGCGCGACGCGCGGCGCGCGGCCGGACTCCCCGACGTCGTCCTCGAACACGTCCGTGGACACCGAGGACATCGCCTCAACAGCTGGGCGGACGAGCGCGCCGTCCGCGCGTCTCACCACGCTGCGAAGGGCGAGGAGCTCGTGTGGACGTCGCTGCGTGGGCTGGAGCCGCTGGACGTCAGTGTGGACCCGCCACGCAGCGCGGGCGACCGCGCCCGCTGA
- a CDS encoding FMN-binding negative transcriptional regulator encodes MRQNPSFAMTDVAEIRRLIEHNPWATFVSAGPDGLVASHYAVLLDDTRDDLSIVAHVGKPDDAIHALGERELLVVVQGPHGYVSPGWYGDVPAVPTWNFVAAHLSGVPELLGTEENLRVLDRLVDRFESPMPTPRRMWDRPNDAEFVRRLERGTVGFRLTPSAVVAKRKLSQNRPAEVVDHIVDMLRADGPHMNPALADEMARARRARREA; translated from the coding sequence GTGAGACAGAATCCGAGCTTCGCGATGACCGACGTCGCGGAGATCCGGCGGCTCATCGAGCACAATCCGTGGGCGACCTTCGTCAGCGCGGGGCCCGACGGTCTCGTCGCGTCGCACTACGCGGTGCTGCTCGATGACACGAGGGACGACCTGAGCATCGTGGCGCATGTCGGCAAGCCCGACGACGCCATCCACGCTCTGGGGGAGCGCGAGCTCCTCGTCGTGGTGCAGGGCCCGCACGGCTACGTGTCGCCCGGCTGGTACGGCGACGTGCCGGCGGTGCCCACGTGGAACTTCGTGGCCGCGCATCTGAGCGGCGTTCCCGAGTTGCTCGGCACCGAGGAGAACTTACGGGTGCTCGACCGTCTCGTCGACCGCTTCGAGTCGCCGATGCCGACCCCGCGCCGGATGTGGGATCGTCCGAACGACGCCGAGTTCGTGCGCCGTCTCGAGCGCGGCACGGTCGGTTTCCGGCTCACCCCGAGCGCGGTCGTCGCCAAGCGGAAGCTGAGCCAGAACCGGCCGGCGGAGGTGGTCGATCACATCGTCGACATGCTGCGCGCCGACGGGCCTCACATGAACCCGGCGCTGGCCGACGAGATGGCCCGCGCCCGGCGCGCGCGGCGCGAGGCATGA
- a CDS encoding SCO4848 family membrane protein, translated as MLVLLAVLLLVNAVYNVVVWPRFYGRVAKDARARDAAGRPTRFLIVHAVLIGTALVLAVVSAGAAVWALVAG; from the coding sequence ATGCTCGTCCTGCTCGCCGTCCTCCTGCTCGTCAACGCGGTCTACAACGTCGTGGTCTGGCCGCGCTTCTACGGCCGCGTGGCGAAGGATGCGCGGGCGCGCGACGCCGCGGGACGCCCGACGCGGTTCCTCATCGTCCATGCGGTGCTGATCGGCACCGCCCTCGTCCTGGCCGTCGTGTCGGCGGGCGCCGCGGTGTGGGCGCTCGTGGCGGGCTGA
- a CDS encoding zinc-dependent alcohol dehydrogenase family protein: MLATVIHAARDIRVEEVPRPQLSTGRDAIVRVVAACVCGSDLWPYRGVTPTERPHRIGHEFVGVVEEVGDAVENVRAGDFVIAPFYVCDGTCVNCRNGVSTSCLNGGWWGSDVREDGFADGGQGEFVRVPLADGTLAVVPGPVEPDEIPGLLTLSDVMGTGHHAAVSAGVGAGDSVAVVGDGAVGLCAVIAAKRLGATTIIAMSRHPERQALAREFGATHIVAERGEEGIEKVRELTGGIGADRVLECVGTKESMDQALRSTRPGGMVGYVGVPNGGPELPVRTMFGSNVGVNGGVAPVRGYIEELLPDVRSGAIRPGLVFDLELPLREAADAYAAMDERRATKVLLRP, translated from the coding sequence ATGCTCGCAACCGTCATCCACGCCGCCCGTGACATCCGCGTCGAAGAGGTCCCGCGACCGCAGCTGTCCACGGGGCGCGATGCGATCGTCCGCGTCGTCGCCGCATGCGTGTGCGGTTCGGATCTGTGGCCCTACCGAGGCGTGACGCCCACGGAGCGTCCCCACCGCATCGGTCATGAGTTCGTCGGTGTCGTCGAGGAGGTCGGTGACGCCGTCGAGAACGTCCGCGCCGGCGACTTCGTCATCGCGCCCTTCTACGTGTGCGACGGTACCTGCGTCAACTGCCGCAACGGCGTCAGTACCTCCTGCCTCAACGGCGGATGGTGGGGCAGCGATGTGCGCGAGGACGGCTTCGCCGATGGCGGTCAGGGCGAGTTCGTGCGCGTGCCCCTCGCCGACGGCACCCTCGCCGTGGTTCCGGGTCCGGTGGAGCCCGACGAGATCCCGGGGCTGTTGACGCTGAGCGATGTCATGGGCACGGGCCACCACGCCGCGGTGTCGGCAGGAGTCGGCGCCGGCGACAGCGTGGCCGTCGTCGGCGACGGAGCCGTCGGCCTGTGTGCGGTCATCGCCGCGAAGCGACTGGGCGCCACGACGATCATCGCGATGTCGCGCCACCCCGAACGGCAGGCGCTGGCCCGCGAGTTCGGCGCGACGCACATCGTGGCCGAGCGCGGCGAGGAGGGCATCGAGAAGGTGCGCGAACTGACCGGCGGCATCGGCGCCGATCGCGTCCTCGAGTGCGTCGGCACGAAGGAGTCGATGGACCAGGCCCTGCGCTCGACACGCCCGGGCGGGATGGTCGGCTACGTGGGTGTCCCGAACGGCGGACCCGAGCTGCCCGTACGCACCATGTTCGGGTCGAACGTGGGTGTCAACGGCGGTGTGGCACCGGTGCGCGGTTACATCGAGGAGCTACTGCCCGACGTCCGGTCGGGCGCGATCCGACCCGGCCTCGTGTTCGATCTCGAACTCCCGCTTCGTGAGGCGGCCGATGCCTATGCCGCCATGGACGAGCGCCGGGCGACGAAGGTGCTGCTGCGTCCGTGA
- a CDS encoding GNAT family N-acetyltransferase, with amino-acid sequence MLEIRAVRTEDLAAWLELWQGYLSFYETELTDDVTQYAFDRIIDPSSGLDGAIAWQDGRAVGLVHWLTHQATWSRDDYCYLEDLFVSPDARGSGAGRSLIGHVRNWAKDAGCTKVYWLTAETNVRARALYDQVATRSGFIHYQLSL; translated from the coding sequence ATGCTGGAGATCCGCGCCGTCCGCACCGAAGACCTCGCCGCCTGGCTCGAGCTCTGGCAGGGATACCTGTCGTTCTACGAGACCGAACTCACCGACGACGTCACCCAATACGCCTTCGATCGCATCATCGATCCCTCATCCGGGCTCGACGGCGCGATCGCCTGGCAGGACGGTCGCGCGGTCGGACTCGTGCATTGGCTGACGCATCAGGCGACCTGGTCCAGGGACGATTACTGCTACCTCGAGGACCTCTTCGTCTCCCCTGACGCACGCGGCTCCGGCGCGGGCCGATCGCTCATCGGCCACGTTCGGAACTGGGCGAAGGATGCGGGCTGCACCAAGGTCTACTGGCTGACGGCGGAGACCAACGTCCGCGCGCGGGCACTGTACGACCAGGTCGCGACGCGCAGCGGGTTCATCCACTACCAGCTGTCGCTCTGA